In the Populus trichocarpa isolate Nisqually-1 chromosome 8, P.trichocarpa_v4.1, whole genome shotgun sequence genome, tttaaattattttgatgtactaatatctaaaataaattaaaaaaaataatatttcaatgcatttccatatatttgttttttgaaaaacaattattataacAAATACCAAATGAGCTCTAAGAAAAGCTTAAGCCTGTttgtgtggttgtggttgcttttcaaataacttttcgtgccgaaatgcatgccaatgatgtttttttattttttttaaaattatttttgacatcagcacatcaaaacaatccaaaacatattaaattatatcaaaaaacaataaaaaaattttttgaattttttaagaacgcggtttgcaccgcattcccaaacgatgtctcaaaaaaaaaaactttctataAGCCTTGAGGGTAAAAAACTTTGGAAAACCCTTTAGAAAGGACaacattattaaattgaaaattaactaTAGACATAGAATTGCAAAATTGATGAATCTTTGTGGGACAAAATATAaagtttacataaaaaaatatcactacTGTTAACATGGCTCTCTCCTGGTAGCAATATTGCAGCCACGCGCAGTTACACAAACAGGGACTCCAGACCAATGAGCAATGGCAGAAACGTACAAGACGCATGCTCTTCCATTTTGATTTCAAGATACAGCAAATCTTGTCCATTTAGCTATTTGAACCAACTTGAAATGCAATGCTAATATATCATAATTATCATACATGATAATCTAGAGAATGATTAAAAAAGTGTATAGAGTATTAGATTAGGAGAGTGTTTGTTTGTAAGGTACGccgtgttagaaaataatataaatcatatcttggaacatcacctaataacttaagttcttgggttgaaatggttctttgacatggtatatATCAGAGTCTTGCTGACCAAGTAGTCAAGAGTTTGAATTTCacaatccttatttatttgataaaaattaagcacaagataatgtgagtttgtgcaagtttcaagtcaagAGACTTTTACTTAAGgaagtgtgttagagaataatataaatgatatcttggaacctcacctaacagtttaaacttttaggttgagatgattctttaacatacCATATCTTATAAAAAGCATGTAATACATGTTTTTTCATGAGGTGAGTACCTCACAACGCatcttttaaacaaatatatttaaataagaggtcatcatatatttttcttagtatTAATGGGGTCcaattaaaattgagttttaatataaaaattaaatttttaaaaatttagttaaatccAATAAGTTTTTTGAGTTTAActgaattcaattaaaaacttgatttgaatcacaatttatattgaaatattcaaataaatttaccTAACTACATTAGGTTTATATCAAACCTAACTCAAAACACATCTATAAAAATGGCTGAAACATTGAGCATCTAAGCCGATcaagtttaatgtttttcatcTTTATCAGTTCAAGGTTTTGCTTTCTAGCATACTTTCATAAttcttggtttttaaaaaaactaaacattctatttatcataaatattttctataGCAATCCCTTATTTATACACTAagaccattaaaaaataaaacaataacccACACTCTCtcatatttaagaaaaaaaacatattttcaatttaattttattattgattttgaattcaataatCTAAAATACAAATAAGGGTAGTcggtaacaattttttttttttttttaaacttcggCTATCATGAACAAAGACATGGCGGTGGCAGTGATAAATCGACGAaggaaaggataaaaaactctttattgccaaaatataaataatttatttataattgatatgaaggatgatgacgacgacgatgaTTCTGCTGCTCGGCCGTTAAAACTGACATGTCCTTGCCGTCGCCTCTGCCTGCTCCCGCCCGTACTCTCTGCTCTCTGCTCTCTGCACTCTGCAGGCATCAGATTCCCCCTCTGTCACAGATTTGCTActtctaataaaaacaaaatgtaaatcCAGAAAAAGTAAATACACCTGTACTATATAACAACAGAGACGTGGCAGTTTTGCAttggtttaaaattatttgagtcACATGAATAAACCAGTAAGAAATGTACACGACTGCAATGTATCAAAATTCGACAGAAATATATATACCAGTCTGTTACACCCAGTGTGTACTAGACTGCTAGTAGCGACAgcatgtgcttttttttttttgtttggcataaatattaaagggaTTGCCACTGCCTGCATTTTCCTTTCCTATATAGGAATGCATGAAAAGAGTTGATAAACATTGAGGAAAAGGGCAGAATACTAAAATTAGAGGTAGACATGAGAGGATTGGACAGAGCAATGGAACGGCTTAGACCCCTTGTTGACTCCAACGCTTGGGATTACTGTGTTGTATGGAAGTTAGGCGATGATCCTTCAAGGTACTCCCTACAAATTAACAGCACAttaatgtttatatattaaagtgtttgattgatgattttgttatctttttaggTTTATTGAGTGGGTGGGTTGCTGCtgcggtggcggtggcggtggtgGCTACAATGTGGAAAGGGACAGAGGAGAAGACAACCAATTTGGGCGGGGTCCTCTTTGTAAGGATGTCTACTTTAAGCATCCAGTCAGAACAAAGGCTTGTGAGGCTCTTTCTCGGTTCCCTTCTTCCATGCCTCTGTATTCTGGGTACTCTTCTCTTCTCTACTcctacatttatttttatttatgttactTTAGCCAAACATAATACTATCTGATTGCTAGAAACAGGATTCATGGAGAGGTGGTGATATCAGCTGAGCCCAGATGGTTATGCCATGCCACGGTCACTACTCATGACTCCAATACCCTACGTGTGAGTTTTTTCTTCAGTCTCTCGATttctggttttaaaaaaaaattgttctgaTTTCCAATAATATAGTAGTAACTCCTGGTATTTGTAAGAAACTAGCTTCTTTCTATCATATGCAAAACCacaatttattgataatttaacCATACATTTATTGCTTTAAACCCATAGTTGAAAGATTTGACAATGACTAGGGTGatagttttgttatttattaacaGCATTTTGTATAGTAACTTGAAAAACATTGCTTCAGGAAGTAGCTGGAACTCAAGTCTTGATCCCAGTAATTGGTGGACTTGTTGAGCTTTTTGCAGCAAAGCATGTAAGtcttttacttggttttttgctataaataattaaattctgcTAATGTGATTTATGTGTGAAAATGCCATTCAATATTTTCAGATGAAAAAAGATGAGAAGATGATAGAATCTATTAGAGCTCATTGCCATGTCCCTGTCAAACAAGAAGCCGTGACTGAACTTGGGTATTCCAATTCGAGCTTCAACGACCACCGTCTTGATTCATTGCTTGAAGAGAATTTGCCGCATTCCTGCCACTTGTTAAGTTTGATTCCACGGACACAGTTTCTTCTCCCATTAACGCAGCCCCGTAACAGCATTAGCTTTGAAGGATCATCTAGCGGTTCCAATCCTTCAAACGAAGCTCCATCATTTGTTTCAAATGCGAGTCAACTGCCGCAACATGGACATTTGGAATTATCAGTTGGAAAATCCAATCACGACGAGAAAATTCTGAAGCAACGAGCAGGTTCTGCAGATTGCAACAAGAAAGTTCCAAAAGTTATGAGGAGGTCGGAAAGAGATGACTACAAATCTAAGAATCTTGTCACAGAAAGGAACAGGAGGACAAGGATTAAAACTGGCTTATTTGCTCTGCGTGCCTTGGTCCCCAAGATTTCCAAGGTTAACATAGTTGGATATATTTCTGCTACTGAAGAGAGCTATTCtctgttgtttttgttgctgttgctgttgctgtatGCTTTCTTCGAGTAATTCTGCATTTTATAAATGTTACAGATGGATAAAGCTGCAATTCTTGGAGATGCAATTGATTATGTCGGCGAGTTGCTCAAGGAGGTGAAAAACCTCCAGGATGAGATCAAGAATGCTGAAGAAGAGGAACGCAGAGCGAGCAACATTGAGCTAAAGACTTCAAAACTGGAGATCTTTCAGGAAGACCACGTGTCTTCTTCTAAGATCAACCAGGATTCTTCTGGTTTTGTAGAAAAGAAAGGGGCAGAGGTATACAGAGCTTTCTGAACCTCGTTCGGTTTTTATTGCAAATCCTAAGATCATTATTTACTGAGATTTTTGGACAAAACAAGCTGAGCCATTTAAGTTTAACAGGCTTCATGAGACAATCAATTTCTTAACTGACCTTTTCCCAGGTGCAATTAGAAGTGGACCAGATTAGCAAAAGACAGTTCCTGCTAAAGTTCCTTTGTGAACAGAGGCAAGGAGGTTTCGGGAGGTTGATGGAAACCATCCATTCTTTGGGGCTTCAAATCCTTGATGCCAATATTACAACATTTAATGGCAATGTTCTGAACATTCTCAAGGTCGAGGTAAGATATCAACACTGAATCCTGATATTCAGCTGGAATCAAAATTCAGACCTGGGTTCCACATAAATTCAGCTACACAAGCTTGTTTTCCACATAAATTCACCAAAAATACAAGagtttgcaaaaatattttcaagtgcAAAAACTTCTATGACAAGATGAATTTCAGCTGTTCTCTGCTAGAAGCACCATTTCTCTTTTTCTGCTTTATTTACTTGCGTAATTGTGAATAATTATACTAACTTGCATATACTCCTGCAAGGCGGATAAGGACATTCATCCAAAGACACTGAAGAAGTCATTGATCGAGCTAACAGGGAACCTAATTCAGACATTTGGTAGTCAAATTTAGGAGAATCAGGGagttcctttttctttcagattttgaagagtttaaaGTGGGAAAGTTGGCGGCTTCTCCATTCAGCCAGGGCTGTTATATtgatatactaaaaaaaacaatgaggtTTAAACGTTTGTTTAACATCAATATTAGCTATCTGTCGGACACATTATTATCTTTACCTTCATTGGAACTTCTTTTGTACATATATTTTCATCAACCAGGACCTTGTACAGAAGCAAGATTAGGGAAGCCATTCTGGAAATACTTTTTACAGATTTTCACCCCCTGAAACCAAGAAATCGATCCTTTTATATCCTCAATTTCAGCTTTTTCATGTAATTGTAACCATGCCCTGCATGATTCTCACATTATGTTGTGAAACTATGTGTGACTAAATCTAAACACCAGCCCACAATAAGAAGAAATACCAGACAAACAAAAAGTGTACAAGAGAAAAGGGTAGCTTAGGTTAAAATATGTTCAAATTTACATCATAAGCAAAAGTTTCTTGCAAATATATATGCAATGCAACAAAACTTTTTTCCATCTTGTTCTAGTATCAGTCAGACAGGGGTGCTCATTTGAGTAACACCCCATTAGTGAATAGATGAGCTTTACAACCTTTCCTTGAAAGTTCACTGCACCTCTGAGGTAGCTAAACATTGCAGTCAAATTTcacaggagaaggaaaaaaaactcaacgcTAATTAGGTCTGTCGAAATGAACTGCAAGTTCTTTGAGATATAACCTTCTGTGGTGCTAAACAAAGATTATCTTAAGAAGATCTACTGTTTGGCCATGTCACCTTTATCTAAACCGGCGGCCAGCATAACTGCCAGTTCGGTTCATGGCTCGAGTTTCTGACTCGCTACTTGTGTAATCACCTGAAGTTGGTTGTTCCCGGGATGTGTCTCTAGCAGAGTAATCTCCACTGAAAGTGTCAAATTCTGAGCTTCCATTACTGACAAGAGCCATCCTCCGGAAATTACTAATCTCTTGATTGTACTGGCCTGAATCATATGCAGTGCTCTGACCAAATTTCACACCATTACTGAGATCCGACAATTCACCTCCACTATCTAATGCTCTCACCACCTAAAAGAGTGTTCCAGGAAATTTAACAATCAAACAGGAATTGTGCTCATTTTTGTTCTCCATCTAAAAAGAATATTCCTGACAAGATTagatataagaaaaaacaatttgacaAGAGGCATATTCATCATCACCTGCATCATGCGCGGTCGCTTTGGAGCCAAATGGCGAACACAAGCAGCGGCTGTCTCAACCATTCTGAACAATTCACTCTCCACGTAATGCTTTTCAAGTCGTGTATCAACCAGCTCACCAAGTTCACCGGTTTCAAGGGCATGAATTAGGAGTGGACGAGCCTGCCACAATCATAAAAaactatatgtatatatatttgttcaatggATATGTAGATTGCAGGGAAGAAAATTTGGATATGCAAGTCGTCTAGCTCAAGGCATAACTAAATGGATATGAACAAGATAAAGTCGGCTTGTTTACAGGCAAACCATTTAGATGGGGAAAGAAATTAAGtgcttgttttaaaattttttgctAGATTTATGAACCATA is a window encoding:
- the LOC18101693 gene encoding transcription factor bHLH90, with amino-acid sequence MRGLDRAMERLRPLVDSNAWDYCVVWKLGDDPSRFIEWVGCCCGGGGGGGYNVERDRGEDNQFGRGPLCKDVYFKHPVRTKACEALSRFPSSMPLYSGIHGEVVISAEPRWLCHATVTTHDSNTLREVAGTQVLIPVIGGLVELFAAKHMKKDEKMIESIRAHCHVPVKQEAVTELGYSNSSFNDHRLDSLLEENLPHSCHLLSLIPRTQFLLPLTQPRNSISFEGSSSGSNPSNEAPSFVSNASQLPQHGHLELSVGKSNHDEKILKQRAGSADCNKKVPKVMRRSERDDYKSKNLVTERNRRTRIKTGLFALRALVPKISKMDKAAILGDAIDYVGELLKEVKNLQDEIKNAEEEERRASNIELKTSKLEIFQEDHVSSSKINQDSSGFVEKKGAEVQLEVDQISKRQFLLKFLCEQRQGGFGRLMETIHSLGLQILDANITTFNGNVLNILKVEADKDIHPKTLKKSLIELTGNLIQTFGSQI